The DNA region GCATCGGCCGGGTCGTCACGGCGGCGCACGCCCGCGGACAGGGCCTGTCGGGGCAGCTGATCGAGGCCGCGATCGCCGAGTCCCGCTCCGCGAGCATCGCCCTCGGCGCCCAGTCGCACCTCGAGCAGTGGTACGCCCGCTTCGGGTTCGTGCGCTCCGGCGACGAGTACCTCGAGGACCGGATCCCGCACGTCCCGATGACCCGGCAGCGCTGAGCGAACCGGCGCGTCAGGCGCGCCAGCGGCGGAGTTCGTCGAAGGAGCGGCCCTGCGTGGACCGGTCGGCGACGAGCCGCTCGAACACGATGTTCGTCTGGGTCGTCGCCACCGACGGGTCGCCGCTGAGCTCGTCGGCGACGAAGTCCCGCAGCTGCTCGGTCGACTCGCACGCGATGTGCACGAGGAAGTCCTTGTCGCCGGCCAGGAACGAGACGTCCTGCACGACGGGCACCCGGAGCAGTCGCTTCGCGAAGTCGCGGAGTTCGTGGCGGGCCGCGGCGTGGACCCGGACGGAGACCATCGCCTCGATCGAGAAGCCGAGTCGCGCGATGTCGACCTCGGCCCGGTAGCCGCGGATCACCCCGGCGTCCTCGAGGGCCCGGACCCGGGTCAGGCACGTCGACGGCGCGATGCCCACGGCGGCCGCGAGGCGGTTGTTCGGGATCCGGGCGTCGCCGGCCAGGGTCCAGAGGATGCGCTCGTCGACCTCGTCGAGGCGCGGGACGGGGTCGGGACGGCGAGCTGGTCGGTCGGACACGGCTCGACGCTACCGCGACGGTGCGAGCAGGGCGCGGAGCGCGTCGTCGAGCGCCCCCGCCACCACGTCGTCGTCGGCCGACGCGAGCGGCTCCACCGCGGTGGACCGCCGGAGCATCGTCATTCCGAGCACCACCGACAGCGCGATCTCGGCCCGGACGAGCAGTTCGTCGGTGACCTCGCCCCCGACGGCCGTGGCGAGACGCTCCGCGTACCGGCGCAGGGTCTCGCGACGGATGGCGTCGGCACCGTCGTCGCCGGAGGACCGGAGCAGCAGCATGAGCTGGAGGGAGTCGTCGTCGGTCGGCGTACGGACCACGTGCGAGACCAGTCCGGCCAGTGCGCGCTCGAGGCCGCGCTCGACGGGCTGCTCGACCCCGAGGTCCTGCACCACCCGGTCGAGACAGGCTCGGAACAGCCCCTCCTTCGACCCGAAGTAGCGGTTGATCAGCGCGACGTTGACCCCGGCGTCGGCGGCGATGTCCCGCACCGTCGTCGCCTTGAACCCGTCGAACGCGAACCGGTGCCGCGCCGCCCGTACGAGCAGCAGTCGGGTGGCGGCGGCGTCCTTGCTCATGGTCGAAGCGTATCGGCCCGACCCGGGATGTAAGCAAGTGTTGACATCGCGTGAGAACTGCGTACTCTCGTCAAGTC from Curtobacterium sp. MCJR17_020 includes:
- a CDS encoding GNAT family N-acetyltransferase — protein: MVSIFSAPTRNLDIVTLHEILRLRQDVFVVEQGAAYGDIDGRDLEPGTVQFWAGQGSVDATLRLLREPDGTERIGRVVTAAHARGQGLSGQLIEAAIAESRSASIALGAQSHLEQWYARFGFVRSGDEYLEDRIPHVPMTRQR
- a CDS encoding Lrp/AsnC family transcriptional regulator; this translates as MSDRPARRPDPVPRLDEVDERILWTLAGDARIPNNRLAAAVGIAPSTCLTRVRALEDAGVIRGYRAEVDIARLGFSIEAMVSVRVHAAARHELRDFAKRLLRVPVVQDVSFLAGDKDFLVHIACESTEQLRDFVADELSGDPSVATTQTNIVFERLVADRSTQGRSFDELRRWRA
- a CDS encoding TetR/AcrR family transcriptional regulator, which translates into the protein MSKDAAATRLLLVRAARHRFAFDGFKATTVRDIAADAGVNVALINRYFGSKEGLFRACLDRVVQDLGVEQPVERGLERALAGLVSHVVRTPTDDDSLQLMLLLRSSGDDGADAIRRETLRRYAERLATAVGGEVTDELLVRAEIALSVVLGMTMLRRSTAVEPLASADDDVVAGALDDALRALLAPSR